The Schistocerca gregaria isolate iqSchGreg1 unplaced genomic scaffold, iqSchGreg1.2 ptg000665l, whole genome shotgun sequence genome includes a window with the following:
- the LOC126318299 gene encoding uncharacterized HIT-like protein Synpcc7942_1390 codes for MQRLIRAVGRPVFKPNDVRRFYARGRPPKKPNLSQQKPEDSIFAKIVTRQIPADIVYEDDAFIAFKDINPVAPVHVLVIPKKPVSSVSSELAHPMLLGECVVTAKKVAEKEGIAKTGYRLVINEGADGMQSVPWLHVHVIGGKRLSWPPGV; via the exons ATGCAGCGCCTAATTCGGGCCGTAGGACGTCCCGTGTTCAAACCGAATGACGTGAGGAGATTTTATGCAAGAGGCCGGCCGCCAAAAAAACCAAACCTATCGCAGCAAAAACCAGAAGACAGCATATTCGCAAAGATTGTAACAAGACAGATTCCAGCCGACATTGTGTATGAAGACGACGCGTTTATAGCATTCAAAGATATCAA TCCAGTGGCGCCGGTGCACGTATTGGTGATCCCTAAAAAGCCCGTGTCGAGCGTCAGCTCGGAGCTGGCCCATCCTATGCTCTTGGGAGAGTGTGTGGTAACTGCAAAAAAAGTTGCCGAAAAAGAGGGTATCGCAAAGACGGGGTATCGTCTGGTTATCAATGAAGGTGCAGATGGCATGCAATCTGTGCCGTGGCTGCATGTTCATGTTATTGGTGGAAAAAGGCTTTCTTGGCCTCCTGGTGTTTGA
- the LOC126318361 gene encoding uncharacterized protein LOC126318361, producing the protein MSDAESKDLYKILGVDPKASTEEIKRSYFRLAKVLHPDRNSLPDATDKFRQIIEAYNVLVDPQKRLLYDDYGIEVFKKNLVHFAISRPWRMFLWGLFCVVWYFSRLIDRYLKTRIVWFIFVFYYVVECYFCEKNMMLLWNCLTLGITSAVLYLLVPGGWLAAISTMATLTNVVFILSAFVPEIDTSVLVLALLGGAEFYNRTPQPPKFIYIAAVSLIINTIFIIHHMKNLSSKNVAPVDKQSWLYKNWNPFPLLAVVILGICWSVDAFIFLLVPSHFSRWTFPSFWVLFCFYTGLISRASRQAVNTHITTIWLPMLVCGWIINYAISPKSALLLLSVVQYALVLWFARIYELLRTHTAGPKVGYFLLFALLSAWEVYSNNTLGEEWRHFVGALFGASLAASTYMATLHRHI; encoded by the exons ATGTCAGACGCCGAATCCAAGGATTTGTACAAAATCTTGGGCGTGGATCCGAAGGCCTCAACGGAAGAAATTAAAAGATCTTATTTTAGGTTGGCGAAGGTGCTGCACCCCGACAGAAATAGCTTACCTGATGCTACTGACAAG TTCAGACAAATAATCGAGGCGTATAACGTTTTGGTGGATCCGCAGAAGCGGCTGTTGTACGATGACTATGGAATTGAGGTATTCAAGAAGAATTTGGTCCACTTCGCTATATCGAGGCCTTGGAGGATGTTTCTATGGGGCTTGTTCTGCGTGGTATGGTATTTTTCGAGGCTGATAGATAGATACCTGAAGACGAGAATAGTGTG gtttatttttgtgttttattacgtCGTAGAGTGCTacttttgtgaaaaaaatatgatGTTACTGTGGAACTGCTTGACTCTTGGAATAACGTCGGCTGTCTTGTACCTGCTGGTGCCCGGCGGCTGGCTAGCAGCCATATCAACTATGGCCACCTTGACCAATGTGGTGTTCATCTTGAGCGCGTTTGTTCCTGAAATAGATACGTCTGTTCTGGTGTTGGCTCTTTTGGGTGGCGCGGAGTTCTATAACCGAACCCCCCAACCGCCGAAGTTCATCTACATCGCCGCCGTGTCACTCATCATCAATACCATATTCATAATTCATCACATGAAAAATTTATCCAGCAAAAATGTAGCTCCTGTAGATAAACAATCTTGGCTTTACAAAAACTGGAACCCGTTTCCTTTATTGGCTGTCGTTATTTTAGGTATCTGTTGGAGCGTCGACGCATTCATCTTCTTGCTCGTCCCGAGTCACTTCTCCAGATGGACTTTTCCAAGCTTCTGGGTGCTCTTCTGCTTTTATACCGGATTGATATCCAGAGCCTCGAGACAAGCCGTCAATACCCATATCACCACCATATGGCTCCCAATGCTTGTGTGCGGCTGGATAATCAATTACGCCATTTCTCCGAAGTCCGCGCTCTTGTTACTCTCCGTGGTCCAATACGCGCTTGTCCTATGGTTTGCGAGAATCTACGAGTTGCTCCGCACTCACACGGCGGGACCGAAGGTCGGCTACTTCCTCTTGTTTGCGCTCCTGAGCGCCTGGGAGGTCTATTCGAACAACACTCTGGGAGAAGAATGGCGACACTTTGTCGGCGCCCTTTTCGGCGCGAGCTTGGCCGCTTCGACATACATGGCCACGCTACATCGGCAcatttga
- the LOC126318280 gene encoding endoplasmin-like has product MIKKLGLILLVSLVVYPVLCRADDSGVEVEVEREQPIVEEASGPVNAESDTVWSESDEYGSNYTAADKSSLKETKFAFQAEINRLMSILVNSLYSNRDVFLRELISNASDALDKLRYMLLTKGSESVDESGSLKPQIRIWVDKEKRQLNILDTGIGMSKEELENNLGKIAKSGTSDFIQKLSLGGENLDSQIGQFGVGFYSAFLVANSVTVTTKSDGHPQYVWRSSDEDSGSYTIAEDPRKDTLKRGTLITLDLKKDASAYMSESKLRSLIHQYSEFINFPIYLRNSKVVSEKKDEGDAGAEKPEEPEKPEEPKEEVDEDNEDEEFESSVEVDVAGKKVMYSWELVNNQKPIWTRSPSQILDEEYDEFYKVLNKNDTKKPLKHIHFMAEGDHMFTCLLYIPASSPFNVFDHSMKYHNLRLHVKRVYITDSFDDVLPRYLAFLVGLVDSDNMPLNVSREVLQKHRLMNVIRRKIVNKVLATIEDVFENDRKLYDKFYLEYSANLKYGVVEDKKNSQRLMKLLLFNSYRHPKKQITLQQYVKEMPEEQKSIYYIGGESMKTIKGSPLIEPATKKGYDVLYLPSTIDAYTIEVSKSFRAEDNTTYKFVDMTKESDSISKEDKEMLENLEKGEYKPLLDFFTSVMKEHHIGSVKLTNRLHTTPCALIASSNSYSANMERIIKAQYAETMTPLVMRALGKTFEFNIEHPIVHELLRLVKENETNTVSECLRLLYESAIITSGYSIEQPIEFSRRLHRLVGQNLRIPMDWSVEEVVEEEKDDEEDESAPYDTIDADQEDQVQENDEFEQPGDEESEPRGDDESEQPKGDGSEQHGDNESELQEGEFTQDDEVSPQSHENGDVLLTEEQTNDEYSDEL; this is encoded by the exons ATGATCAAAAAACTAGGGTTGATCTTGTTGGTGTCTCTGGTGGTGTATCCAG TGCTCTGTAGAGCAGACGATTCCggcgtggaggtggaggtggagcgcGAGCAGCCGATCGTAGAGGA GGCTTCTGGACCGGTGAATGCCGAGAGTGACACGGTGTGGAGCGAGAGCGATGAGTATGGGTCCAACTACACGGCGGCGGACAAGTCGTCTTTGAAAGAGACCAAGTTTGCGTTTCAAGCGGAGATCAACCGTTTGATGAGCATTTTGGTGAACTCGCTGTACAGCAATCGCGACGTGTTTCTTCGAGAGCTGATATCTAACGCGTCGGACGCGCTGGACAAGCTTCGCTACATGTTGTTGACGAAGGGGTCTGAGAGCGTCGACGAGAGTGGGAGTCTGAAGCCCCAGATTCGCATATGGGTGGACAAGGAGAAGCGCCAGCTGAACATTCTAGACACGGGGATTGGCATGTCGAAGGAGGAGTTAGAGAACAACTTGGGCAAGATAGCCAAGTCCGGAACCAGCGATTTCATCCAGAAGTTGTCTCTCGGAGGGGAGAATTTGGACAGTCAAATCGGACAGTTCGGCGTCGGGTTTTACTCGGCGTTTTTGGTGGCGAATTCGGTGACGGTGACCACCAAGTCGGACGGCCATCCTCAATACGTCTGGAGGTCGAGCGACGAGGATTCGGGTTCTTACACGATTGCGGAGGATCCCAGAAAGGACACGTTGAAGCGAGGGACTCTGATCACGCTAGACTTGAAGAAGGATGCCAGCGCGTACATGAGCGAGAGCAAATTGCGCTCGTTGATTCACCAGTACAGCGAGTTCATCAACTTTCCCATCTACCTGAGAAATTCCAAGGTAGTGTCCGAGAAGAAGGACGAGGGAGATGCGGGCGCCGAGAAGCCCGAGGAACCCGAGAAGCCCGAGGAACCCAAGGAAGAAGTCGACGAGGACAACGAGGACGAGGAGTTTGAGTCGAGCGTGGAAGTAGACGTAGCCGGAAAGAAGGTGATGTATTCGTGGGAGCTGGTCAACAACCAGAAGCCCATATGGACTCGCAGTCCTAGTCAAATTTTGGATGAAGAGTACGACGAGTTTTACAAGGTCTTGAACAAAAACGACACGAAAAAGCCTCTCAAACACATTCATTTTATGGCGGAGGGAGACCACATGTTCACCTGCCTACTGTACATTCCCGCGTCGTCGCCGTTCAACGTGTTCGACCACTCGATGAAGTACCACAATTTGCGCCTTCATGTCAAAAGAGTGTACATCACCGACAGCTTTGACGACGTGCTCCCTCGCTACCTGGCGTTTCTGGTGGGGTTGGTGGACTCCGACAACATGCCGCTGAACGTGTCCAGAGAGGTCTTGCAGAAGCATAGGCTGATGAACGTGATTCGCCGAAAAATTGTGAACAAGGTGCTCGCGACGATCGAAGACGTGTTCGAGAATGACCGAAAGTTGTACGACAAGTTCTACCTCGAGTACTCCGCGAATCTGAAATACGGTGTCGTGGAAGACAAGAAGAACTCGCAGCGCCTCATGAAGCTCTTGCTGTTTAACAGCTACCGCCATCCCAAGAAGCAGATTACCCTGCAGCAGTACGTGAAAGAGATGCCAGAAGAGCAGAAGTCCATTTATTACATTGGCGGCGAGAGCATGAAGACCATCAAGGGCAGTCCGCTGATCGAGCCGGCGACCAAGAAAGGATATGACGTTTTGTACCTGCCATCGACAATTGACGCGTACACAATCGAAGTTTCCAAGTCCTTCCGCGCCGAGGACAACACCACGTACAAGTTCGTCGACATGACCAAGGAGAGCGACTCCATCTCTAAGGAAGACAAGGAGATGCTGGAGAACCTCGAGAAGGGCGAGTACAAGCCCCTTCTGGACTTTTTCACGAGTGTCATGAAGGAGCACCACATCGGCTCGGTGAAGTTGACGAACCGCCTGCACACCACGCCCTGCGCCCTGATCGCATCCAGCAACAGCTACTCCGCCAACATGGAGCGCATCATCAAGGCGCAGTACGCCGAGACGATGACGCCCCTCGTTATGAGGGCGCTCGGAAAGACTTTTGAATTCAACATCGAGCATCCGATCGTTCACGAGCTCTTGCGACTGGTGAAGGAGAACGAGACAAACACCGTTTCCGAATGTCTGCGGCTGCTCTACGAATCAGCCATCATTACCAGCGGGTACAGCATCGAGCAGCCGATTGAATTCAGCCGTCGATTGCACCGCCTGGTCGGACAGAACTTGCGCATTCCTATGGACTGGAGCGTCGAGGAGGTGGTGGAAGAGGAGAAGGACGACGAAGAGGACGAGTCGGCGCCATACGACACGATCGATGCGGATCAAGAAGACCAAGTTCAAGAAAATGACGAATTCGAACAGCCCGGAGATGAGGAATCTGAGCCGCGCGGAGACGACGAATCTGAACAGCCCAAAGGTGACGGGTCTGAACAGCACGGGGACAACGAGTCTGAACTACAAGAAGGCGAATTCACCCAGGACGATGAGGTCAGCCCGCAATCACATGAGAATGGGGATGTTCTATTGACGGAGGAGCAGACGAACGATGAATACAGCGACGAGCTATAA